A genomic window from Halorubrum trapanicum includes:
- a CDS encoding sugar phosphate isomerase/epimerase, producing MDIGVLTVPLGDEPLDDAAAYLDGIGVDAVELGVGGWPGEDHVDRETLLDDETAREDLRALLDGHDLRISALATHNNPLHPDEERAAAADRELRDAIELADHLGVDTVTCFSGLPAGAPGDSTPNWVTAPWPTEHADALDYQWDEVAIPYWSDLSKHADHHGVDVAIEMHPNMLVYEPTGMLALREATSDRIGANFDPSHLYWQGIDVTEAIRFLGERDAIHHVHAKDTKVYDAKARVKGVLDTTGYAEEADRSWLFRSIGYGHGEDHWKDVVSTLRMVGYEGALSIEHEDSLTSSREGLEKAVDVLDRAVFETEPGDAYWA from the coding sequence ATGGACATCGGCGTGCTAACTGTTCCCTTGGGCGACGAACCGCTCGACGACGCGGCCGCGTACCTCGACGGGATCGGCGTCGACGCCGTCGAACTCGGCGTCGGCGGCTGGCCCGGCGAGGACCACGTCGACCGCGAGACGCTCCTCGACGACGAGACGGCGCGAGAGGACCTCCGGGCGCTGCTCGACGGTCACGACCTCCGGATCTCCGCGCTGGCGACGCACAACAACCCGCTTCATCCCGACGAGGAGCGGGCCGCGGCGGCCGACCGAGAACTGCGCGATGCGATAGAGCTGGCCGACCACTTGGGCGTCGACACGGTGACCTGCTTCTCCGGGCTCCCCGCCGGGGCGCCCGGCGACTCGACGCCGAACTGGGTCACTGCGCCGTGGCCGACCGAGCACGCCGACGCGCTGGACTACCAGTGGGACGAGGTGGCGATCCCCTACTGGAGCGACCTGTCGAAGCACGCCGACCACCACGGCGTCGACGTCGCCATCGAGATGCACCCGAACATGCTGGTGTACGAGCCGACCGGGATGCTCGCGCTGCGGGAGGCGACGAGCGACCGGATCGGCGCCAACTTCGACCCTTCGCACCTCTACTGGCAGGGGATCGACGTGACGGAGGCGATCCGATTCCTCGGCGAGCGCGACGCGATCCACCACGTCCACGCGAAGGACACCAAGGTGTACGACGCGAAGGCCCGCGTGAAGGGCGTCCTCGACACGACGGGTTACGCCGAGGAGGCCGACCGCTCGTGGCTGTTCCGCTCGATCGGCTACGGCCACGGCGAGGACCACTGGAAGGACGTGGTCTCGACGCTCCGGATGGTCGGCTACGAGGGCGCGCTGTCGATCGAACACGAGGACTCGCTCACCTCCTCGCGGGAGGGGTTAGAGAAGGCCGTCGACGTGCTCGACCGCGCCGTCTTCGAGACGGAGCCGGGCGACGCCTACTGGGCGTAG
- a CDS encoding RNA-guided endonuclease TnpB family protein, which produces MEVRRTVPVKLDVADSDAALLHETISEFLWAANYVVDHAWQGEYKTTSKAQLQRETYNDVRAETRLQANLVQNARNKAADAVQSVVARWKQGDYAGKPCFSAPTLVYDKRCATFNDDHATLSTVEGRITARYVLPDEDRKTPHSEYLFNDDYDVTGAELHYRDGEFYLHVRTKADAEFETADDGNDGHNTVLGVDLGIENVAVTSTGTFWNGAELNHWHREFEKRRGSLQRRGTRAAHETIQSVGRTETGRYDQFLHTVSKELVAEAVEHDCDVIAFENLTGIRERMPNAKKFHAWAFQRVFEYVEYKAEVVGISVEQVSPAYTSQRCSKCGTTLRENRETQARFCCQKCGYEVNADYNAAKNIGLKHLRSAQTSSGGGAPVNVRLNRGTLNVNGDYEPASDGQNGSPRESPTLNEANGSAVSE; this is translated from the coding sequence ATGGAGGTACGTCGCACGGTCCCCGTCAAACTCGACGTGGCCGACAGCGACGCCGCCCTCCTCCACGAAACCATCTCCGAGTTCCTGTGGGCCGCCAACTACGTCGTTGACCACGCCTGGCAAGGTGAGTACAAGACGACGAGCAAAGCCCAACTCCAGCGTGAAACCTACAACGACGTGCGGGCCGAAACGAGGCTCCAAGCGAATCTCGTCCAGAACGCTCGCAACAAGGCCGCCGACGCCGTCCAGAGCGTTGTCGCACGCTGGAAACAGGGTGACTACGCGGGAAAGCCGTGCTTCTCCGCCCCGACGCTCGTCTACGACAAGCGATGTGCGACGTTCAACGACGACCACGCGACGCTTTCGACCGTCGAGGGACGTATCACCGCCAGATATGTTCTCCCCGACGAGGATCGCAAGACGCCTCATTCGGAGTATCTGTTCAACGACGACTACGACGTGACGGGCGCAGAACTACACTACCGCGACGGCGAATTCTACCTTCACGTCCGCACAAAGGCGGACGCGGAGTTCGAGACTGCCGACGACGGCAACGACGGGCACAACACAGTCCTCGGCGTTGACCTCGGCATCGAAAACGTCGCCGTCACCTCCACGGGCACGTTCTGGAACGGGGCAGAGCTGAACCACTGGCACCGCGAGTTCGAGAAGCGGCGCGGGTCGCTCCAACGACGTGGAACCCGGGCCGCCCACGAAACCATCCAGTCGGTTGGACGTACCGAGACGGGGCGCTATGACCAGTTCTTACACACCGTCTCGAAAGAACTCGTCGCAGAAGCCGTCGAACACGACTGTGACGTGATCGCGTTCGAGAACCTGACCGGAATTCGTGAGCGGATGCCGAACGCCAAGAAGTTCCACGCATGGGCGTTCCAACGTGTGTTCGAGTACGTCGAGTACAAAGCCGAAGTCGTCGGCATCTCCGTCGAGCAGGTGAGTCCCGCCTACACCTCCCAGCGGTGTTCCAAGTGCGGGACGACACTCCGAGAAAACCGCGAGACACAAGCGCGGTTCTGCTGCCAGAAGTGCGGTTACGAAGTGAACGCCGACTACAACGCGGCGAAGAATATCGGTCTGAAGCATCTCCGCTCGGCGCAAACGTCGTCGGGTGGAGGCGCACCCGTAAACGTGCGCTTGAATCGCGGGACGTTGAACGTGAACGGCGATTACGAGCCTGCCAGCGATGGCCAGAACGGGAGTCCACGCGAAAGCCCTACCCTCAACGAAGCGAACGGCAGCGCCGTGAGCGAGTAG
- a CDS encoding type IV pilin — MVAFRDDERGFTPLAGTGLLVGVVVLLLALVGAAVFGLIDGVAPPDAEFEGQIEDGELVVVALGPEPVPAEELYVRGEDPDGNVQFGAWPGDGVVRPGDQVVVPNATGNENFEVVWEPVAFDTRETLGSYDGEDSAIREWGGESGGGTPGGAVGV; from the coding sequence ATGGTCGCGTTCCGAGACGACGAGCGAGGGTTCACCCCGCTGGCGGGGACGGGGCTGCTCGTCGGGGTCGTCGTGCTGCTGCTCGCGCTCGTCGGCGCGGCGGTGTTCGGGCTCATCGACGGCGTCGCCCCCCCGGACGCCGAGTTCGAGGGGCAGATAGAAGACGGCGAACTCGTCGTCGTGGCGCTCGGACCCGAGCCGGTTCCCGCCGAGGAGCTGTACGTCCGCGGCGAGGACCCGGACGGGAACGTCCAGTTCGGCGCGTGGCCGGGCGACGGCGTCGTCAGACCGGGCGATCAGGTCGTCGTGCCCAACGCCACCGGCAACGAGAACTTCGAGGTCGTCTGGGAGCCGGTGGCGTTCGACACCCGCGAGACGCTCGGCAGCTACGACGGCGAGGATTCCGCGATCCGGGAGTGGGGCGGGGAGAGCGGCGGCGGCACCCCGGGCGGCGCCGTCGGCGTCTGA
- a CDS encoding DUF1611 domain-containing protein yields the protein MDHERIAVLAHEKFPDRAKTALGVLRYGDQEVCGVLDRDRAGDRVRDHVAGVSDAPIVESFADAHAAADGDLDALYIGIAPIGGGFDESWRGDVEAAIEAGCDVVSGLHYFLNEDAELAALAGEHGVDLVDVRKPDDDLTVASGASGDVDADVVLTVGTDCSVGKMTASLEIVAAARERGIDAAFVPTGQTGIMIAGWGNPIDRVVSDFAAGAVEEMLVEAGDDHDLLVVEGQGSIVHPAYSAVTCGILHGSMADGLVLCHAAGREAVHGYESFDLPPLADYVDLYEDLAAPVHETSVVAGALNTKDVADDAAAADAVTDFGDEVGAPAADPVRDGADRIVDAIVDAGLGGE from the coding sequence ATGGACCACGAGCGGATCGCCGTCCTCGCCCACGAGAAGTTCCCCGACCGCGCGAAGACCGCGCTCGGCGTGCTGCGCTACGGCGACCAGGAGGTGTGCGGCGTCCTCGACCGCGACCGCGCCGGCGACCGCGTGCGCGACCACGTCGCGGGGGTTTCGGACGCGCCGATCGTCGAGTCGTTCGCCGACGCGCACGCGGCCGCCGACGGCGACCTCGACGCCCTCTACATCGGGATCGCGCCCATCGGCGGCGGCTTCGACGAGTCGTGGCGCGGTGACGTCGAGGCCGCGATCGAGGCCGGCTGCGACGTGGTGAGCGGGCTCCACTACTTTTTAAACGAGGACGCGGAGCTGGCCGCGCTGGCCGGCGAGCACGGCGTCGACCTCGTCGACGTGCGGAAGCCCGACGACGACCTCACGGTCGCTTCCGGGGCGTCGGGCGACGTCGACGCCGACGTGGTGCTCACGGTCGGCACCGACTGCTCGGTGGGGAAGATGACCGCGTCGCTGGAGATCGTCGCGGCCGCCCGCGAGCGCGGGATCGACGCCGCGTTCGTCCCCACCGGACAGACCGGGATCATGATCGCCGGGTGGGGGAACCCGATCGATCGCGTCGTCTCGGACTTCGCGGCGGGCGCCGTCGAGGAGATGCTCGTCGAGGCCGGCGACGACCACGACCTCCTCGTCGTCGAGGGGCAGGGGAGCATCGTCCACCCCGCCTACTCCGCGGTCACCTGCGGCATCCTTCACGGGTCGATGGCGGACGGCCTCGTCCTCTGTCACGCCGCGGGCCGCGAGGCCGTCCACGGCTACGAGTCGTTCGACCTCCCGCCGCTCGCCGACTACGTCGACCTCTACGAGGACCTGGCGGCGCCGGTCCACGAGACGAGCGTCGTTGCGGGCGCGCTCAACACGAAGGACGTGGCCGACGACGCGGCCGCCGCGGACGCCGTGACCGACTTCGGCGACGAGGTCGGGGCCCCCGCCGCCGACCCGGTCCGGGACGGCGCGGACCGCATCGTGGACGCGATCGTCGATGCGGGGCTCGGCGGCGAATGA
- a CDS encoding PspA/IM30 family protein, producing MGILSRASYVVRSKVNALLNRAEDPTESLDYSYEQMRDELQDVKQGIADLTTQKKRLEIQKRKLEENVEKHNRQAREAVQQDRDDLARKALEKKKSKMTQIEELEGQIAELNNTQEQLVEKKNKLQNRIEEFRTKKETMKARYEAAEASTRVSEAMTGVGDEMEDVSRSIERAEEQTEEMEARSEAMDELEDSGAFEDALSDKDNIDRELESLSTDSEVDAELETLKGELGKGESTDDGDAAVSDEEVDAELEDIESEIDSDDLEADLDGDGGSGDADLDEELDVELEESESDADEQRK from the coding sequence ATGGGAATCCTCTCGCGCGCCTCCTACGTCGTCCGCTCGAAGGTGAACGCCCTCCTGAATCGAGCGGAGGACCCGACTGAGTCGCTCGACTACTCGTACGAACAGATGCGCGACGAGCTCCAGGACGTCAAGCAGGGGATCGCCGACCTGACGACCCAGAAGAAGCGCCTGGAGATCCAGAAGCGCAAGCTCGAAGAGAACGTCGAGAAGCACAACCGCCAGGCCCGCGAGGCGGTCCAGCAGGACCGCGACGACCTCGCGCGGAAGGCCTTAGAGAAGAAGAAGTCGAAGATGACCCAGATCGAGGAGCTGGAGGGGCAGATCGCCGAGCTGAACAACACGCAGGAGCAGCTCGTCGAGAAGAAGAACAAGCTCCAAAACCGCATCGAGGAGTTCCGCACGAAGAAGGAGACGATGAAGGCCCGCTACGAGGCGGCCGAGGCGTCCACTCGCGTCTCGGAGGCGATGACCGGCGTCGGCGACGAGATGGAGGACGTGAGCCGCTCGATCGAGCGCGCCGAGGAGCAGACCGAGGAGATGGAGGCGCGCTCGGAGGCGATGGACGAGCTGGAGGACTCCGGCGCCTTCGAGGACGCGCTCTCCGACAAGGACAACATCGACCGCGAACTGGAGAGCCTCTCGACGGACAGCGAGGTCGACGCCGAGCTGGAGACGCTGAAGGGCGAGCTCGGGAAAGGCGAGTCGACCGACGACGGCGACGCCGCCGTCAGCGACGAGGAGGTCGACGCCGAACTGGAGGACATCGAGTCGGAGATCGACTCGGACGACCTCGAAGCCGACCTCGATGGTGACGGCGGTTCCGGGGACGCCGACCTCGACGAGGAGCTCGACGTCGAGCTCGAGGAGTCGGAGTCCGACGCGGACGAACAGCGGAAGTAA
- a CDS encoding dipeptide epimerase, translated as MSLETEFERVSLPLENSFTISRGTRTEAENVVVRITDDAGMTGIGGAAPSAHYGETADTVAAVMPALLDAVERVGDPHAIREIEGELRAVVNGNPAARCAVSIAVHDLAAKRLGVPLYRLWGLDPSDAPKTSFTIGLDETDRVREKASDAVAAGYSVLKIKLGTDRDRELIDAVRDAAPDARLRVDANEAWTPKEAVAKSAWLADRDVEFVEQPVPAEDPEGLRYVYERSELPIAADESCVTAADVPAIADRCDIANLKLMKAGSLSEARRLIAAARAHGLEVMCGCMIESNASIAAAAQLAPLLDYADVDGSLLLADDPYEGVDLADGEIRLADQDRAGTGARPASE; from the coding sequence ATGAGCCTCGAAACCGAGTTCGAACGGGTCTCGCTCCCCCTCGAAAATTCCTTCACCATCTCGCGGGGGACCCGGACCGAGGCGGAGAACGTGGTCGTCCGGATCACGGACGACGCGGGGATGACCGGGATCGGCGGCGCGGCGCCGTCGGCCCACTACGGCGAGACGGCCGACACCGTCGCGGCGGTCATGCCGGCCCTCCTCGACGCGGTCGAGCGCGTCGGCGACCCCCACGCGATCCGCGAGATCGAGGGCGAACTGCGGGCGGTCGTGAACGGCAACCCCGCCGCCCGCTGCGCCGTCTCGATCGCCGTCCACGACCTCGCGGCGAAGCGGCTCGGCGTCCCGCTGTACCGCCTGTGGGGGCTCGACCCGAGCGACGCCCCGAAGACCTCCTTCACGATCGGCCTCGACGAGACCGACCGCGTGCGCGAGAAGGCGTCCGACGCCGTCGCGGCGGGCTACTCCGTGCTGAAAATAAAGCTCGGCACCGACCGCGATCGGGAGCTGATCGACGCGGTCCGCGACGCCGCGCCCGACGCGCGGCTCCGCGTCGACGCCAACGAGGCGTGGACGCCGAAGGAGGCGGTCGCGAAGAGCGCGTGGCTCGCCGACCGCGACGTGGAGTTCGTCGAACAGCCGGTTCCGGCCGAGGACCCCGAGGGGCTGCGGTACGTCTACGAGCGCTCCGAGCTGCCGATCGCCGCCGACGAGTCCTGCGTGACGGCCGCGGACGTGCCCGCGATCGCCGATCGCTGTGACATCGCGAACCTGAAGCTGATGAAGGCCGGAAGCCTCTCCGAGGCGAGACGGTTGATCGCCGCCGCGCGGGCGCACGGGCTGGAGGTGATGTGCGGCTGTATGATCGAGTCGAACGCCTCCATCGCGGCGGCCGCGCAGCTCGCGCCGCTCCTCGATTACGCCGACGTCGACGGCTCGCTGCTGCTCGCCGACGACCCGTACGAGGGCGTCGACCTCGCGGACGGGGAGATCCGCCTCGCCGACCAGGACCGCGCGGGGACCGGGGCGCGCCCGGCGTCGGAGTGA
- a CDS encoding DUF5785 family protein: protein MDWPHDPDGEQGSEGMRQYGHAVLAKKIDEEEDFPLTAAEYVEQYGDHPIRIDFETVVSVEEIFEGVEKEEFADFVEFHQELGRAMRENGYWFYEGAEQFVDGSA, encoded by the coding sequence ATGGACTGGCCACACGACCCCGACGGCGAGCAGGGGAGCGAGGGCATGCGGCAGTACGGCCACGCCGTGCTCGCGAAGAAGATCGACGAGGAGGAGGACTTCCCGCTCACGGCGGCGGAGTACGTCGAGCAGTACGGCGACCACCCGATCCGGATCGACTTCGAGACGGTCGTCTCCGTCGAGGAGATCTTCGAGGGCGTCGAAAAGGAGGAGTTCGCGGACTTCGTCGAGTTCCACCAGGAACTCGGCCGCGCGATGCGCGAGAACGGCTACTGGTTCTACGAGGGCGCCGAGCAGTTCGTCGACGGCAGCGCTTAA
- a CDS encoding TrkA family potassium uptake protein: MSVTGRTVRESLAWRAFRPITALLLVVASGIAGFVSLAGIGPIEAAFWLIDPASISVHYQARAGDGRQVKAFATVVFVSLVLAGGWIGETVLTAAFGGRMREGIERMQTKRAIDELDDHVIICGYGLFGRTVARRLREQGRPVVAIERDRDTFGRIDTESVFAVEGDARDESVLHEAAIRDADAVVAAIDDSNANIQIAITASGIAPDVRLVVRVGDDDYTSVARRAGADEVVIPEVLSGEDVSDSL, from the coding sequence GTGTCAGTCACCGGACGCACGGTCAGGGAATCGTTGGCGTGGCGAGCATTCAGGCCGATCACCGCCCTCCTGTTGGTCGTCGCCAGCGGAATCGCGGGGTTCGTCTCGCTCGCTGGCATCGGTCCGATCGAGGCGGCGTTCTGGCTGATCGACCCGGCGAGTATCAGCGTCCACTATCAGGCCCGCGCCGGCGACGGTCGGCAGGTGAAGGCGTTCGCCACCGTCGTCTTCGTGTCGCTGGTCCTCGCGGGGGGGTGGATCGGCGAGACGGTCCTGACGGCAGCGTTCGGTGGCCGGATGCGAGAGGGAATAGAACGCATGCAGACCAAACGAGCCATCGACGAACTCGACGACCACGTGATCATCTGCGGCTACGGCCTGTTCGGTCGGACCGTCGCCAGACGGCTTCGCGAACAGGGGCGACCGGTCGTCGCCATCGAGCGCGACAGGGACACCTTCGGACGCATCGACACGGAGTCGGTGTTCGCCGTCGAGGGCGACGCGAGGGACGAGTCCGTGCTCCACGAGGCGGCGATCCGCGACGCCGACGCCGTGGTCGCCGCCATCGACGACTCGAACGCCAACATCCAGATCGCCATCACGGCGAGCGGCATCGCCCCCGACGTGCGGCTCGTCGTCCGCGTCGGCGACGACGACTACACCTCGGTCGCGCGTCGGGCCGGTGCCGACGAGGTGGTCATTCCGGAGGTGTTGAGCGGCGAGGACGTGAGCGACTCGCTGTGA